In Acidimicrobiales bacterium, the genomic window GTAGCCGGAGGCGGCGGTGGTCGTCGTAGTGTCGTCGCCCGGCGTGAGGGCAGGATCCTGGTCGTCCCCGCAGGCGCCGAGGAGCAGCGCGGCGGCGACGGGCAGAGCGAACAGGGACGAGCGGCGGAGCATTGGCACGGCGGAACCTCCTGGTGGCGTGGTCCCCATTGTGCCCGAGTGCACCCACGGGCGGTCCGCGTCCCTCAGCCCCCGGCGCGCTGGGACTCGGCCCAGGTGCGGCCGGCCTCCACGTCGAGGTCGTGCGGGAGGCCGAGCACCCGCTCGGCCACGATGTTGCGCTGCACCTCGCTGGTGCCCCCGCCGACGGTGAGGGCGGGAGCGAAGAGGTAGCCGTAGTGCCAGCCGTGGTCGTCGCTGCCACCGAGGGGACCGGCGGTCGCCAGCATCCCGGCGCTGCCGCACAGGTCCTTGGCGATGGCCATCACCTTCTGGCCGTGCTCGTCGGCCAGCATCTTGCGGATCGACGCCTCGGGGCCGGGCGAGCGGCCCTTCACCACGGCGCTCACCGTCCGCAGCCGGATGAGTCGCAGCACCTCGGCTTCGATGGCCAGATCGGCCAGGCGCTGGCGCATCACCGGGTCGGTCACCCCGCCCCGAGCCCGGACGAGGTCGAGCAGGTCGCCGGCCGACGGCCCGTTGCCCCACAGGGCGCCCCCCGACGAGAGGGAGACCCGCTCGTTGGCAAGGGTCACCTTGGCCAGCGCCCAGCCTCCGTGCTCCTCCCCGACGATGGCATCGGCTGGGAGCCGAACGTCGTCGAGGAACACCTCGTTGAAGGTGTGGCCGCCGGTCATCTCGATGATGGGGCGCACCTCGATGCCCGGCAGGTCCATGGGGCAGATGAAGTAGCTGATGCCCCGGTGCTTCGGCGCGTCGGGATCGGTCCGGGCGATCAGGATGCCGTAGGCGCTGTGGTGGGCGAGGGAGGTCCACACCTTCTGGCCGCTCACCACCCAGGTGTCACCGTCACGGACGGCGCGGGTCGAGAGGGCGGCGAGGTCCGATCCGGCGCCGGGCTCGCTGAAGAGCTGGCACCAGATCTCCTCGCCGCTCAGGATGGGCAGGAGGTGGCGCGACTGCTGCTCCTCCGTCCCGGCGTGGAGGAGCGTGGGGCCCGCCCAGCCGATCCCGATCGGGTTCGAGGGGCGACGCACGCCGGCGGCGCGGAGCTCGTCGTCGACGATCAGCTGGTGGATCGGGTCGGCTCCCAGGCCGAAGGGGCGGGGCCAGTGCGGCGCCACATACCCGGCCTCCGCGAGGGAACGACCCGACGGGGAGGGATTGGCCTCGAGCCAGGCGCGCACCGCCTTCCGGCGGGGATCGTCATCGTCGGGGAGCTCGAAGTCCATGCGCGGAACCTACCCCCGGTGGCTGACCCGGGCGTCAGCGACTGGACGGAGCACACCCCGGGGGTGCCTACACTCGTGGCCGTTCACCACGTCGTCGAGGGGGAGTGCCGCTGTGCCCGGTTGGAACATCGCAGAGATCTGGGAGGCTGTCGCCGAGGCCCAGCCCGAGGCTCCGGCACAGGTCCAGGGCGATCGCCGCCTCACCTGGGCCGAGTTCGACCGTCGGGCCGACGGGGTGGCCAAGGCCCTCCTCGACCTCGGCGTCGAGCGCCAGGACAAGGTCGCCCAGTACCTGCACAACTGCCCCGAGTACCTCGAGTCGCTCTTCGGCGCCTGGAAGGCCGGGCTCGTGCCGGTCAACACCAACTACCGCTACACCGAGTCCGAGCTCACCTACCTCTGGGACAACGCCGACGCCGTGGCCGTCGTCTTCCACGGCGCGTTCACCGAGACGATCGAGCGCATCCTCGCCGACGTGCCCCGCGTCCGGCTCTGGCTCTGGGTCGACGACGGCAGCGGCCCCTGCCCCGACTGGGCCACCCCCTACGAGGACGCCGCCGACTCGGCGACCGGGCGCACCGTGCCCGAGTGGGGCCGCGCCGGCGACGACCTCTACATGCTCTACACCGGCGGCACCACTGGCATGCCCAAGGGCGTCATGTGGCGCCAGGACGACCTGTTCCACCTCCTCAACTCCTCCTCGCCCAGCGCCTACGACGCCGATGGCACCATCGACGACGTCAAGGCCAAGCGCCAGTCGGAGGGCCCCGGCTTCGGCGCTATCCCAGCGTGCCCCCTCATGCACGGCACCGGCGCGCTCATCTCCTTCGCCATCCTCACCGGGGGCGGCACCATCGTCCTGCTGCCCTCCCGCTCCTTCGATGCCGAGGAGCTCTTCGACGTGCTCGAGAAGGAGCAGGCCAACGCCGCGGTCATCGTGGGCGACGCGTTCGCCAAGCCGATGGTCCGTGCCCTCGACGCCGAACCCGATCGCTGGAACATCTCCAGCCTGCTCATGATGTACAGCTCCGGTGTGATGTGGAGCGAGTCGACCAAGCAGGGGCTGCTGAAGCACAACCCGGGGATGATGCTCATCGACGCCCTCGGC contains:
- a CDS encoding acyl-CoA dehydrogenase family protein, translated to MDFELPDDDDPRRKAVRAWLEANPSPSGRSLAEAGYVAPHWPRPFGLGADPIHQLIVDDELRAAGVRRPSNPIGIGWAGPTLLHAGTEEQQSRHLLPILSGEEIWCQLFSEPGAGSDLAALSTRAVRDGDTWVVSGQKVWTSLAHHSAYGILIARTDPDAPKHRGISYFICPMDLPGIEVRPIIEMTGGHTFNEVFLDDVRLPADAIVGEEHGGWALAKVTLANERVSLSSGGALWGNGPSAGDLLDLVRARGGVTDPVMRQRLADLAIEAEVLRLIRLRTVSAVVKGRSPGPEASIRKMLADEHGQKVMAIAKDLCGSAGMLATAGPLGGSDDHGWHYGYLFAPALTVGGGTSEVQRNIVAERVLGLPHDLDVEAGRTWAESQRAGG
- a CDS encoding acyl-CoA synthetase; this translates as MPGWNIAEIWEAVAEAQPEAPAQVQGDRRLTWAEFDRRADGVAKALLDLGVERQDKVAQYLHNCPEYLESLFGAWKAGLVPVNTNYRYTESELTYLWDNADAVAVVFHGAFTETIERILADVPRVRLWLWVDDGSGPCPDWATPYEDAADSATGRTVPEWGRAGDDLYMLYTGGTTGMPKGVMWRQDDLFHLLNSSSPSAYDADGTIDDVKAKRQSEGPGFGAIPACPLMHGTGALISFAILTGGGTIVLLPSRSFDAEELFDVLEKEQANAAVIVGDAFAKPMVRALDAEPDRWNISSLLMMYSSGVMWSESTKQGLLKHNPGMMLIDALGSSEAIGMGTNLSAGEDAAKTAKFSLGENAVVITDDGRLVEPGSGEIGRVGIKGRVPVGYYKDPEKSAATFPEIDGVRYSIPGDYATVESDGSVTLLGRGSVCINTGGEKVFPEEVEEALKTYPGVRDAVAVGVPDDKFGEAVTAVVELDPGAEVDEGDVIKHVKGSLAAFKAPKHVIVVETIGRAPNAKVDYKRLKQLAAERIAVRS